The Salinivibrio kushneri genomic interval TGGCCGCACGTATGCGGCCACTCACGCTTGACCAGTACATCGGGCAGCGCCATCTGCTCGCCGAGGGTAAACCGCTTCGCCGGGCGATTGAGTCGGGCTCCCTCCATTCGATGATTTTCTGGGGGCCTCCGGGGACCGGTAAAACCACGCTCGCCGATATTGCCGCGCGCCAAGCCAACGCAGAGCTGGAACAGATCTCGGCCGTGACATCTGGCGTCAAAGAGATCCGAGAGGCGATTGGGCGCGCAGAGCAAAACAAGCAAGCCGGCATTCGTACTGTTTTGTTTGTCGATGAAGTGCACCGCTTTAACAAAAGCCAGCAAGATGCGTTTTTACCCCATGTGGAAGCGGGGACGGTGACGTTTATTGGTGCCACCACGGAAAACCCCTCATTTGAGCTTAATAACGCTCTGCTATCGCGCGCCCGTGTGTACCGTTTAACCAGCCTTGATGAGAGCGATTTGGAAGCGGTGATTGATCAAGCACTCGCCGACGCGCAGCGAGGGCTCGGTAAGCAGTCTTTGGCCTTTGATAACGGCGTGAAAGCAGCATTAACGGCAGCATGCAGTGGTGATGCACGTATGGCATTAAACCTATTGGAAATGTTGGCAGACATGGCCGATGGCCAAATCACGATGTCGATGCTGAAAGACGTGGCCGGTGAAAAAGTGGCGCAATTCGATAAACAAGGTGATGCGTGGTATGACTTGATTTCTGCGTTTCACAAATCGGTACGTGGCTCGAGCCCCGACGGAGCATTGTATTGGTACGCACGGATTGTCAGTGCAGGGGGCGATCCGCTCTATGTCGCCAGGCGACTACTTGCGATCGCTTCAGAGGATGTCGGTAATGCCGATCCGCGCGCGATGCAGGTCGCGCTTAACGCCTGGGACTGCTTTACCCGCGTGGGGCCTGCAGAGGGTGAGCGCGCCATTGCTCAAGCCGCGGTGTATTTGGCCAGTGCGCCTAAAAGCAACGCGGTTTATACCGCGTGGAAACAAGCCTTGCGTGATGCCAAAGACACCGCTAATGCGCCTGTTCCTATGCACCTTCGTAATGCACCAACGGCATTGATGGAGCAAATGGGACACGGAGACGGCTATCGCTATGCCCACGATGAACCTAATGCCTATGCCGCGGGAGAGCGCTATCTCCCCCCGGAGCTTGGCGAGGCGCGTTACTATCAGCCCGTCAATCGTGGGCTAGAAATTAAAATCGCCGAAAAGCTCGCCTTTCTCGCAGAGCAGGATATAAAAAGCCCGCAAAAGCGCTAGGCAAGTTTACCCTTTTTGGGTAAGGTTTAACTTCGTCAATTTACAGTCAATAACCCGAAAGCACAGGATTAGCATGCTGGATTCCAAATTACTTCGAACTGAGCTGGAACAAACCGCTCAACAACTCGCTCGTCGTGGCTTTACGCTTGATGTTGACGCTATGCGTGAACTCGAGGAACAACGTAAATCCCTGCAAATTCGCACCGAACAACTGCAAGCAGAGCGTAATTCCCGATCGAAGTCCATTGGCCAGGCTAAAGCAAAGGGTGAAGACATCGCACCATTGCTCGAAGAAGTGGCAAACCTGGGTGATGAATTGGATGCGGCGAAAACAGAGCTCGCGGCGCTCCAGCAAAAAGTGAATGATGTCGTGATGGGCGTGCCTAACTTACCGGCCGAAGAAGTACCCAGTGGTAAAGACGAGTCTGAAAACCAGGAAATTTCGCGCTGGGGCGAGCCCCGTCAATTTGAGTTCGAGGTTAAAGATCACGTCGACCTCGGCGAACTCACCGGTGGTCTTGATTTTGCCAGTGCGGTGAAACTGTCAGGCTCTCGCTTTATCGTGATGAAAGGGCAAATGGCGCGTATGCATCGTGCGCTCACGCAATTTATGCTCGACTTGCACACCAACGAGCACGGTTACACCGAAATGTACGTACCGTATCTGGTTAATGCGGACAGCCTCTATGGCACCGGTCAGCTGCCTAAATTTGGTGAAGATTTGTTCCATACCCAGCCGGCGACGGAAGAAGGGATTGGCATGTCGTTGATCCCAACCGCGGAAGTGCCGCTGACCAACATGGTACGTGATGAAATCATCGATGAAGCGGATCTTCCGCTGTGCATGACCGCACACACCCCTTGCTTCCGCTCAGAAGCAGGTTCATACGGGCGTGATACGCGCGGCCTTATCCGTATGCACCAGTTCGATAAAGTTGAGTTGGTGAAGGTGGTTAAGCCAGAAGACTCAATGGAAGCACTGGAGTCATTGACTGCGGATGCAGAAAAAGTATTGCAGTTGCTGAACCTGCCATATCGTAAGATGTTGCTCTGCACCGGCGACATGGGCTTTGGTGCGGCGAAAACCTACGATCTAGAAGTCTGGTTGCCCGCGCAAAACACTTATCGTGAGATTTCATCGTGCTCAAACACCATGGACTTCCAAGCTCGCCGTATGCAGGCACGTTTCCGTCGTAAAGGTGAGAAAAAACCTGAACTGTTGCACACCTTGAATGGTTCGGGCTTGGCGGTAGGCCGTACCTTGGTGGCTATTTTGGAAAACTACCAACAAGCGGATGGCCGTATTGAGATCCCTGAAGCACTTCGCCCTTATATGGGCGGGCAAACCCATATTGGGTAAGTGTCATCATGTTGCTATCAAGCCGGCCTTGCGCCGGCTTTTTAATGGCTTAGAGGTTGATCATTGATGGTGTGAGTCATTGATGGGAGAAAGCGTATTGAAAATATCATCCTTTGGTGCAGGAAAGCGCGCGAGCAGCGTCGCTAGAAAGGTATCGAGGGCATCAAGCATCACGGCGTTGACTTGCTGTGCCACCGCCAGACGGTGCGTGAGTGACAAGCTATGTACATCATCAAGCTGGGAGATAACCTGATTAACCTTATCGCTGAATGCCTCATCCAATTCAAGGTCGCGTAGCTGTACTAAGCGCTTGGTGAGTATTTGTTGTTGTAAACTGAGAGACTGATGTGCATTGGGCGTTGCGTTCTCCAATTGTATTGACGCGTAGGAAAAACGTTGGCGAGCCTGCAGCAGTTCTAACACCGCATACCAAATTTGTTGGTAAGCCGCGAGGGTGTGGTCTTCACCATAGGCAATCAACACTGGCGGGATGGCTTCATCCACCAAGTAAGCGAGGTGTTGCAATGCGCGGTTTTTCATCTTGGCCTGGGTCACATCATCGTATTGTGGCAAGGCGTGAAGGTGATGGAAAAAAAGCCGATACATTGGCTTTTGCGTATGCGGCGCCAAGTGATGTAACTGGCGTGTTTGATCCAGCAATCGATGATAGTCATGCGGATCGACGCGCGGTTGGGTCGCGAGGTAGCGAGCATGCTGAAGTAATGCACGTAACTCATGCAGTTGATGTAATCGCCAATCCGGGCGTTGACGATACACGATAACCGCCACCACGCTAGCAATCCCGAGTGCTAAAATCCCTATCATGACTAACCACCCCATATGCTCTCCTTGCTATGGCTCGCGTGTCTCTCTGAAGGAGCATGAAGCATGCCAAAACTGAGAGATTAATCACGCCTTGTATGGCCTTGATCGGGGTCTGATGGTGGGCATTTTACGCACCGTGTTAGGGAGTGATTGCCCTCTTGTAGTGCAGGGCGCGGAGAATTGGCACCTATTGGACAAAAAAAGAGCCCGGCTGGGCTCTTTATTCTCTGCTTGTGCAAATTGACGAGGCAGGGAGATTACATGACACGCATACCTGGCTGGGCCCCCTCATGAGGCTCTAGGATCCAAATCTCTTTCCCACCAGGGCCGGCCGCTAAAATCATGCCTTCTGACATGCCAAACTTCATCTTACGGGGTTTTAGATTGGCGACCATCACAGTGTGCTTGCCCACCAGATCTTCCGGTTTGTAGGCCGATTTGATCCCAGCGAAAACCTGACGTGTTTCACCGCCAATATCGAGCTTGAATTTGAGCAGTTTATCTGCTTTTGGCACGGCTTCGCACTCAAGGATCTTGGCAACACGGAGATCCACTTTAGCAAAGTCACCAAATTCAATTTCATCCGCGAGGGGGTCATCAGCCAAAGGCCCTTGCGCTTTGGCTTTTTCCGCCTCTTCGGTCGCAACATCTTCTTTGCTATCAGCAATCATGGCATCGACGGCTTTCGGATCAATCCGGTTAAATAGCGCCTTGAACTTGGTGATCTGATGGCCAGTGAGTGGAGTGGCAATGCTTTCCCACGTGAGGGTGTCGTTTAAAAAGCCTTCCGCCCGTTCGGCCAGTTTTGGCATCACGGGTTTTAGATAAGTCATCAACACTCGGAATAAGTTAATACCCACTGAGCAAATAGCCTGTAGCTCAGCCTCTTTCCCTTCCTCTTTGGCGATGACCCAAGGGGCTTTCTCATCGACGTACTGGTTGGCCTTATCGGCCAGCGCAATGATCTCACGAATGGCGCGATTGAATTCACGGGCCTCATAGAGCTCGCCAATGTGCTCGGCTTTATCGATAAAGGATTGATATAGCTCAGGCTCAGAGCAAACGGTTGATAGCTGACCGTCAAAGCGTTTGCTGATGAAACCCGCGTTGCGAGAGGCTAAGTTGACCACTTTGTTGACAATGTCGGTATTCACGCGCTGGATGAAGTCATCCAAGCTTAAATCGAGATCATCAATACGGCTGTTGAGTTTGGCGGCGTAGTAGTAACGCAGGCACTCAGGGTCAAGGTGTTTTAAGTAAGTGCTTGCTTTAATGAATGTCCCTTTCGACTTGGACATTTTCGCGCCATTGACGGTGACATAACCGTGCACAAAGACGTTGTTTGGCTTGCGGAAACCGGCACCGTCGAGCATGGCGGGCCAGAACAAACTATGGAAATAAACAATGTCTTTGCCAATAAAGTGATAAAGCTCGGCATCGCTGTTGGCTTTCCAATACTCATCAAAGTCGATGTCGCCGCGCTTGTCACAGTAGTTTTTAAATGACCCCATATAACCAATCGGCGCATCGAGCCAAACGTAGAAAAACTTGCCAGGCTGATCAGGGATCTCGAAACCAAAGTAGGGCGCATCGCGGGAAATATCCCACTGCTGCAGGCCGGTTTCAAACCACTCATTCATCTTGTTAGCAATCTCACTTTGCAGTGAGCCGGATTTCGTCCACTCATTGAGCATTTGTTCAAATTGTGGCAAATCGAAGAAGAAGTGCTCAGAGTCACGCATCACGGGCGTCGCGCCGCTCACCGCTGAACGAGGGTTAATCAGCTCTGCCGGGGTATAGGTTTCACCACAGTTATCACAGTTGTCACCGTACTGATCGTCGGCGTGACATTTTGGACACTCGCCTTTGACAAAGCGATCCGGCAAGAACATTTCTTTCTCTGGATCAAACAGTTGAGAAATAGTACGACTGGTGATGTAACCGTTATCGCGTAGCTGGGTATAGATAAACGAGGCGAGTTCGCGGTTTTCATCACTGTGGGTGCTGTGATAATTATCGAAGCTGATATCAAAGCCATCAAAGTCGGCTTGGTGCTCTTGTTGCACGCCAGCGATCATGGCTTCTGGCTCGACACCCATTTGCTGTGCTTTCAACATAATGGGGGTACCGTGGGCATCGTCGGCACAAATAAAGTGAGTCGTGTTGCCACGTAGGCGCTGATAGCGCACCCATACATCTGCTTGAATATGCTCGAGCATGTGGCCCAAATGAATCGAGCCGTTCGCATAAGGCAGCGCACAGGTCACCAGAATTTTCCGTGGGGTTGCAGCCATAATCTTGTTTGTTCGCTCTTATGATATGAATGGAATGATTGCGGAAATCTTACCTGATACGATATGCCTTGCCTAGTGCAGGCCGTGAGTGAGGCGGTTTATCCGTTAAACGTTGCCAATCCGGCCTAATATATTTTAATCAATGGGATGGTGATGCATGTTATTTGGTTCTAAAAAGAAAAAAGCACAAAAACAAAAAGAAGACACGGCCGCCCCGCTGACCAATGTGGACGACGCAGTGAGTCTATTGAATCAGTTTTCACACTCGCGCTTGGTGGAGCAGTGGGCAAGCCAACCACAGTGGGTGAGCGCGAGTGGAGACGGCTTTAAGGTGACATTCCCATTTGCAGCGGCGTCAGTGATGCAGGCGCTCGATGAGTGGCTCAGTGCCCAGTCGACGTCATTGGCGCAGCAGTTTCAACTGACACAGAGAGTGGCGCCGATAAAAAGTGGTGACAAAGCGCCCGTCAAAGGGGTGAAAAACCTGTTAGTGGTGAGTTCGGCCAAAGGCGGCGTGGGTAAATCGACGACGGCGGTCAATTTGGCACTGGCCCTGCACGCCGAAGGGGCATCGGTGGGCATTGTCGATGCGGATGTGTATGGTCCATCGCTGCCGATAATGCTCGGCGCTAAAGACAGCGAGCCACAAACTCATGATGGCAAACTGATGGAGCCTGTGAGGAGTCATGGCATTGCCTCTAATTCAATTGGTTACCTGGTGCCCGCCGATAACGCCACCGTGTGGCGTGGGCCGATGGCATCGAAAGCCTTTGCTCAATTGATCAATGAAACCCGCTGGCCTGAACTTGATTATTTGGTGGTTGATATGCCGCCAGGCACGGGCGACATTCAGCTTAGTTTGGCGCAACAGTTTCCGGTGACGGGGGCGATGGTGGTCACCACACCACAGGATCTCGCACTGGCTGATGCGATTAAAGGCGTGGCGATGTTTGAGAAAGTACAGGTGCCGGTTCTCGGGGTAATAGAAAACATGAGCTACCATATTTGTTCGCAATGCGGCCATCATGAAGCGATTTTCGGTACCGGTGGTGCGGCGAAAATGGCCCGTGAACAGGGTGTGCCGGTCTTGGCACAAGTACCGCTTCATGTCGCCATTCGTGAGGACATAGACGCAGGCACACCGAGTATGGTGGCGCGCCCCGACAGTGAGCACGCTGCGGTTTATCGCCAAATGGCAGCCACCGTCGCCAGTCAGCTTTACTGGCAAGGGGAAACGCGCCCTGAACAAATAAGCGTACAAACGGTGTCGCCCTGATTGAGCAACGGGCAGCTGTAGCAGGCTTAAAGCGACGGATGCGTCAGGGAAGCGTGATTTTCTCTGGCGCCAGCGGCTTCAACTCCCTATAATCAGGCGGTTTATGTAGATTCCGCCAAGCTTCCTCTGGGTATTCATATTATGAGTGACAACAACCACCAATGCGTTATTATCGGCATAGCAGGTGCCTCTGCTTCCGGTAAAAGCCTGATCGCTAGCACGATTTATAAGGAATTAAAGGAAAAAGTCGGCGATCATCAAATCGGCGTGATCACGGAAGACAGATATTACCGCGATCAAAGCCATCTCAGCATGGAAGAGCGCGTACAAACCAACTATGACCATCCACAAGCGCTAGACCATAACTTGCTTTGCGAGCACCTAGAAAGCCTCGCGGCCGGTCAGTCTGTCGATGTGCCTGTGTACAGCTACTCAGAGCATACCCGTATGGATGAAACCACCACCATGACGCCCAAAAAGGTGATCATTTTGGAAGGGATCCTGTTACTGACCGACCCACGTCTACGCAATCTTATCCATGCCAGCGTCTTTATGGATACCCCCCTTGATATTTGCTTGTTGCGTCGCATGAAACGTGATGTGGCTGAACGCGGCCGCACCATGGACTCTGTGATGGAGCAATATCAGAAGACGGTCCGCCCTATGTTTATGCAGTTTATTGAGCCGTCAAAGCAATATGCCGACATTATCGTGCCACGCGGGGGGAAAAACCGCATTGCGATTGATGTATTAAAAGCGCATATCGCGCGATTACTGAAAGCCTGATTGACGTATGATGGCTTAACGGATCACCACTCCCTGCTTTTGTATGCAGAGGACAACGAGCTAAGTGAATGCGGTGCGCAGTGTATCGCTCCATCTATTAACCGTGAGGACTATCCGATGCGACTATGCGACAGGCATATCAAAGAACACCTTGATGATGGCCGCATCAAAATTGAGCCGCGTCCGGCAGAGGCGTCGATTTCTGGTGTGACGGCGGATGTGACGTTGGGCAATCAATTCCGTGTTTTTAATGATCACGGCGCGGCATTTATCGATCTATCTGGCCCGAAAGAAGAGGTTAATGCCCAGCTTGAACGTGTGATGAGTGATGAAATTGAGATTGCTGAGGGTGAGGCATTTTATCTTCACCCAGGCCAGCTCGCGCTCGCTGTCACGCATGAAGCGGTGACCCTACCGGACGATATCGTCGGCTGGCTTGATGGCCGTTCGTCGTTAGCACGTTTAGGGCTGATGGTGCATGTGACCGCGCACCGGATTGACCCGGGCTGGTCGGGCCGTATTGTCCTCGAGTTCTATAACAATGGTCGTTTGCCTTTGGCGCTACGACCCGGTATGCCGATTGGTGCGTTAAGTTTTGAGCCTATGTCGGGCGCGGCTGATAAGCCGTATAACAAACGCGACAACGCAAAATACAAAAATCAGCAAGGGGCCGTCGCCTCTCGCATTAGCCAAGACAAGGTTTAACGATTGCAATGCGCCTACGGGCGCATTTTTTCTAACGGGGAACCCGATCGTGAAATCATGCTCGATAAGGCGAGTATCTCTCGCGCGTGGTATCGCCTGTTACGCACAAGGAGCATCTTGCAATGATAAAAAAAATCGCCCTTACTCTTGTTGTTTTGGTGGTGGTTGTCATCGGTGGCATCGCCGCTGTGCTCACGACTATTAACCCTAACCAGTTTAAGCCATTGTTGGTCGAGCAAGTTAAAAAGCAGACAGGCTATGACATGGTCATCGGTGGCGACATTGCTTGGCAGTTTTGGCCAAGTTTGGGGTTTTCAGTCGAGGACGTCGCGATAAAAAACCGCCCCGGCTTTGATGAACCCGATCTGATGCGCTTATCTCAAGCTCGCCTGTCTGTCGATGTGTTGCCTTTGATGTCGCAAACCTTGCAGGTCGGCGAAATAATATTGCAAGACCCTCATGTGTTTATTCAAACCCTGAGTAACGGGGAGAGCAACCTCACCACGACATCACAGGCCGCAGCGCCTCAAACAGAGCCGACACCAGAATCAGACTCATCCTCTGAGACGACGAGCACCGAGGCAAAGACGTGGAATGTATCGTTACAAGGGCTCAGTGTGGCTAACGCGAGTGTGGTCGTCAAAGATGATCAAGCGGGCACCATGACGGCGCTGCGCGATGTGGATCTTAAGGTGGGCAATCTGGCGACGGATGTGTGGACGCCGTTGTCACTATCGTTGCGCGGCGAGCAAAATGACGCCCGCTTTGCGGTGGAAGGTCAAGGCGAGTTGAAATTGGCCAGTGACGTGATACAAAGCCAGTTGCGCAAACTGGCGTTGACGCTTTCGGCAGAGCAAGGTGATATGGCGATTGAACAAGCCAATATTACCCTTGATAGTTTTTCTCTGGGCGAGACAGCGAAATTAGGCTTCAATGTGAATGCGCAAACGGCTGACATCGACATTGAAAGCTCAGGTAAAGCCCAGGTGACTATCGCAAAAACGCAAGATAAGGTCACTGTTCAGGGGTTAGACATGCTCACGACACTGTCCGGCGAGCCTATTCCCCACCAGTCTCTGAGCCAAGCGCTAGCCGCGGATATTGTGTTTGACATCAACCAGCAAACGGTGACGGTCAGTGAATTGACCAGCCGGTTGAACGACGATGATGTTGTGGTGGATGGCAAAGTGGCGGTCAAGTTGACTGAGATCCCCCAAGTGCGCTTTGCGTTGAATACCAACCATATCAACCTCGATACGCTGCTACCGACAGACGCAGCACCTAGTCAGTCCGCCAATGCAAGTGAGTCGGGCGCTAATGCACCATCCAGCTCCAACAAACAAGCTGCGCCCCTGAGCAAAGAAGAGCCTGATCTGAGTGTGTTGAAGACGCTAGATATTGCCGGCTCATTGGCGATGAAAGGGCTGACCGTGAGTAATGTTACCTTGGGAAAAACGCGTGCGACAGTTGCCATCGACCGTGGCAAGGTCGACGTGTCCGAGCTGACCACACAAGCCTATGAAGGCAGCGTGGTTGTGCAAGGGATGCTAGATGCCACACAAACCCCTGCGCGCTATCAGGTGAGTAAAAGAGCGCGTGGGATCCAAGTGCTTCCTTTACTGGAAGATGCCGCTGAGGTGGACTTATTAGAAGGTAAGGGGAACCTTGATATCAATGTACAGGGCAAAGGCTTGTCACCGTATGCATTACGTCAAGCGATTCAAGGCAGTGTCGCTATTTTCTTCGAAGATGGCGCGATAAATGGCATTAACTTGGCGCAGATGCTCAGAGAGGCGAAAGCAACCCTAAAAGGCGAGTCGGCAGCGGCCGCCAAAGAAGTACGTAA includes:
- a CDS encoding replication-associated recombination protein A, whose protein sequence is MTVATLPLDFADDFRPLAARMRPLTLDQYIGQRHLLAEGKPLRRAIESGSLHSMIFWGPPGTGKTTLADIAARQANAELEQISAVTSGVKEIREAIGRAEQNKQAGIRTVLFVDEVHRFNKSQQDAFLPHVEAGTVTFIGATTENPSFELNNALLSRARVYRLTSLDESDLEAVIDQALADAQRGLGKQSLAFDNGVKAALTAACSGDARMALNLLEMLADMADGQITMSMLKDVAGEKVAQFDKQGDAWYDLISAFHKSVRGSSPDGALYWYARIVSAGGDPLYVARRLLAIASEDVGNADPRAMQVALNAWDCFTRVGPAEGERAIAQAAVYLASAPKSNAVYTAWKQALRDAKDTANAPVPMHLRNAPTALMEQMGHGDGYRYAHDEPNAYAAGERYLPPELGEARYYQPVNRGLEIKIAEKLAFLAEQDIKSPQKR
- the serS gene encoding serine--tRNA ligase, yielding MLDSKLLRTELEQTAQQLARRGFTLDVDAMRELEEQRKSLQIRTEQLQAERNSRSKSIGQAKAKGEDIAPLLEEVANLGDELDAAKTELAALQQKVNDVVMGVPNLPAEEVPSGKDESENQEISRWGEPRQFEFEVKDHVDLGELTGGLDFASAVKLSGSRFIVMKGQMARMHRALTQFMLDLHTNEHGYTEMYVPYLVNADSLYGTGQLPKFGEDLFHTQPATEEGIGMSLIPTAEVPLTNMVRDEIIDEADLPLCMTAHTPCFRSEAGSYGRDTRGLIRMHQFDKVELVKVVKPEDSMEALESLTADAEKVLQLLNLPYRKMLLCTGDMGFGAAKTYDLEVWLPAQNTYREISSCSNTMDFQARRMQARFRRKGEKKPELLHTLNGSGLAVGRTLVAILENYQQADGRIEIPEALRPYMGGQTHIG
- the metG gene encoding methionine--tRNA ligase, translated to MAATPRKILVTCALPYANGSIHLGHMLEHIQADVWVRYQRLRGNTTHFICADDAHGTPIMLKAQQMGVEPEAMIAGVQQEHQADFDGFDISFDNYHSTHSDENRELASFIYTQLRDNGYITSRTISQLFDPEKEMFLPDRFVKGECPKCHADDQYGDNCDNCGETYTPAELINPRSAVSGATPVMRDSEHFFFDLPQFEQMLNEWTKSGSLQSEIANKMNEWFETGLQQWDISRDAPYFGFEIPDQPGKFFYVWLDAPIGYMGSFKNYCDKRGDIDFDEYWKANSDAELYHFIGKDIVYFHSLFWPAMLDGAGFRKPNNVFVHGYVTVNGAKMSKSKGTFIKASTYLKHLDPECLRYYYAAKLNSRIDDLDLSLDDFIQRVNTDIVNKVVNLASRNAGFISKRFDGQLSTVCSEPELYQSFIDKAEHIGELYEAREFNRAIREIIALADKANQYVDEKAPWVIAKEEGKEAELQAICSVGINLFRVLMTYLKPVMPKLAERAEGFLNDTLTWESIATPLTGHQITKFKALFNRIDPKAVDAMIADSKEDVATEEAEKAKAQGPLADDPLADEIEFGDFAKVDLRVAKILECEAVPKADKLLKFKLDIGGETRQVFAGIKSAYKPEDLVGKHTVMVANLKPRKMKFGMSEGMILAAGPGGKEIWILEPHEGAQPGMRVM
- the apbC gene encoding iron-sulfur cluster carrier protein ApbC, with product MLFGSKKKKAQKQKEDTAAPLTNVDDAVSLLNQFSHSRLVEQWASQPQWVSASGDGFKVTFPFAAASVMQALDEWLSAQSTSLAQQFQLTQRVAPIKSGDKAPVKGVKNLLVVSSAKGGVGKSTTAVNLALALHAEGASVGIVDADVYGPSLPIMLGAKDSEPQTHDGKLMEPVRSHGIASNSIGYLVPADNATVWRGPMASKAFAQLINETRWPELDYLVVDMPPGTGDIQLSLAQQFPVTGAMVVTTPQDLALADAIKGVAMFEKVQVPVLGVIENMSYHICSQCGHHEAIFGTGGAAKMAREQGVPVLAQVPLHVAIREDIDAGTPSMVARPDSEHAAVYRQMAATVASQLYWQGETRPEQISVQTVSP
- the udk gene encoding uridine kinase; this encodes MSDNNHQCVIIGIAGASASGKSLIASTIYKELKEKVGDHQIGVITEDRYYRDQSHLSMEERVQTNYDHPQALDHNLLCEHLESLAAGQSVDVPVYSYSEHTRMDETTTMTPKKVIILEGILLLTDPRLRNLIHASVFMDTPLDICLLRRMKRDVAERGRTMDSVMEQYQKTVRPMFMQFIEPSKQYADIIVPRGGKNRIAIDVLKAHIARLLKA
- the dcd gene encoding dCTP deaminase; this translates as MRLCDRHIKEHLDDGRIKIEPRPAEASISGVTADVTLGNQFRVFNDHGAAFIDLSGPKEEVNAQLERVMSDEIEIAEGEAFYLHPGQLALAVTHEAVTLPDDIVGWLDGRSSLARLGLMVHVTAHRIDPGWSGRIVLEFYNNGRLPLALRPGMPIGALSFEPMSGAADKPYNKRDNAKYKNQQGAVASRISQDKV
- a CDS encoding AsmA family protein; the protein is MIKKIALTLVVLVVVVIGGIAAVLTTINPNQFKPLLVEQVKKQTGYDMVIGGDIAWQFWPSLGFSVEDVAIKNRPGFDEPDLMRLSQARLSVDVLPLMSQTLQVGEIILQDPHVFIQTLSNGESNLTTTSQAAAPQTEPTPESDSSSETTSTEAKTWNVSLQGLSVANASVVVKDDQAGTMTALRDVDLKVGNLATDVWTPLSLSLRGEQNDARFAVEGQGELKLASDVIQSQLRKLALTLSAEQGDMAIEQANITLDSFSLGETAKLGFNVNAQTADIDIESSGKAQVTIAKTQDKVTVQGLDMLTTLSGEPIPHQSLSQALAADIVFDINQQTVTVSELTSRLNDDDVVVDGKVAVKLTEIPQVRFALNTNHINLDTLLPTDAAPSQSANASESGANAPSSSNKQAAPLSKEEPDLSVLKTLDIAGSLAMKGLTVSNVTLGKTRATVAIDRGKVDVSELTTQAYEGSVVVQGMLDATQTPARYQVSKRARGIQVLPLLEDAAEVDLLEGKGNLDINVQGKGLSPYALRQAIQGSVAIFFEDGAINGINLAQMLREAKATLKGESAAAAKEVRKTDFSALTASFTLGNGMARTTDLLLEAPALRVRSDGQTDLLKETLDFDVYTSVVETSKGQGGKDIDELRDVTIPVTVAGTWQSPSYKLDIKQLLSSNKALEEKARKEAQRGLKKLLGDKADDDKVKETADKLLNLFQ